In the Candidatus Methylomirabilota bacterium genome, CTCCGGGGGCAGCGCGGCCAGATGGCGCCGCACCACCTCGATGAACATCAGCTCGCCCAGGCGGAGGCGCACGCACTCGCCGCCCGCGCGCCGATCTCGCGACTCGGCGATCGTGAACTCGACGAGCCGGTCCAGCGGGTCGTCGGCCGCGGATCCCGTCCGGCGCACGCAGAGCAGGCGGGGCAGCGTCGCCAGGAGCGGATTGAAGGGACGCACGTCGCAGCCGAGGAATCCGCACACCAGCTGCAGGCGTTCCGCGCCGCCCCCATCCTCGGTGACGGTGAACGGGAGCCGGCCGGCCGCCATCGCGCCGAGGAAGCCCAGCACCTCGGCCTGCTCCGGTCCGCCCCGGAGGTCACTCGAGAGCGACATCACATAGGGATCGCCGTGGGGGAGCACGAGCACGTCGCCGGGTGCCAAGGCCATCGGGGACTCACCCGGCACTCCGCCCCAGCAGCGGCCGTCCGTCACGACGTGATACGAGATGACGTGCTGGGCGCGCGGGACCACGCTCCGCGCGATCGTCGCGCCGTCGGGAACTCCGATGACCCACGGCGACCTGGCCTCGACGCGGAAGAACACCGCCGCGCTCAGGCGCACTGCCCGCAGCACATCCGACAGCGCATCGACGCCCGTCGATCCCTCTGCACCGGACTCCGGAGCAGGAAGCGCGGACGCTCGGGCAGGCTCCGGCCGATCGGCGGACGACGAGGCAAGGGATCCGGACCGGCGATCATTCCTCGCGGTCACGCCAGCATCATACACTCCGCCCACCGTCGACCGATCATCGACCGAAAGGGAGAACACCATGGACAATCCCGCCGAGACCTACGAGCGCTACATGGTGCCGGTGCTCTTCGCGCCTTCCGCGGAGCGCATGGTCGAGCTCGCTCGGCCCCGGCCGGGCCAGCGCGTCCTCGACGTCGGATGTGGCACGGGCATCGTGGCCCGCCGGGCCGCCGCCTGCGTCGGGGACAACGGTCACATCACCGGTCTCGACGCGAGCCCGGGCATGCTGGCGGTCGCTCGCGCGGCCGCCGGCCGGGAACAGCGCTCGATCGAGTGGCGGGAAGGCCGGGCCGAAGCGCTGCCGTTTTCCGATGGAGAGTTCGACCTCGTGCTGTGCCAGTACGCGCTCATGTTCTTCACCGATCCATCCGCCGCGCTGGCCGAGATGCGCCGGGTGCTCGCCGATGGCGGCCGCGCGGTGCTGAGCGTCTGGCAGGGGCTGGACCGCCACCCGTTCTACCAGCTCCTGGACCGCGCCATCGAGCGCCGGCTCGGCACGTCGGGCGTGCGCGACATCTTCGCGCTGGGCGACGCCGCCGGGCTGCGCGATCGGCTGCTGAAGGCCGGCTTCCGGCGCGTCGAGATCGAGGCGTACGAGCTCCTGGCCCGCTTCCCGGATCCCGACGGCTTCCTGGCCGGCGAGATCGACGTGGACACCGCGGCGATCCCGGCCATGCAGCACCTGGACGCCAGCGCCCGTGCGGACCTGACCGGAAAGATCCGGGCCGAGATGGCGGAGCCCCTGCGCTCGGTCACGATCGGCGGGCACGTCCAGCTGCCATTCCAGGCGCACCTGGCGCGGGCCGAGCGTTAGGGTCGCGAGCGCCGGGGCGGCCGTCTACGCTGCGGGCCACACCTCACTCAACGGAGGAGCGCCATGGCCCATGGCACACCGACATCACCGACCACTGCCGCCAGGCGTCCATGAGCGAGATGGCCCGGCACGGGTACAGGGCCGGGCGACGTCGAGCGCTTCTCGGTGCCCGGCAGTCTCGCGCTGTCCGCGGTGCTGACTCCCCACCATTTCCACGAGCACGCGGTGCACGAGGAGTTCTTCAAGCAGCACATGCGCACCAAGGGCACCGAGCTGGCCGAGGCCTGCGTGGCCATCATCGGCCAGCTCGCTGCGGTGGCCTGAGCGGGAGTCGCGCGAGCCGTGCTAGCCTCCCAACGGACCTCATATCCGACAGGAGGCGGCCCGACATGGACTACCGAGACTACCAGCACCTGCTCTTCGAGCGCCGGCCCAACGGGGTCGTGCTGATCACGATCAACCGGCCGGAGGTGCTGAACGCCACCAACGACCGGCTGCACTGGGAGCTGACCCAGGTCTGGCTGACCCTCGACGCCGACGACAGCGCGCGCGTCGCGGTGGTCACCGGGGCGGGCCGGGCCTTCTCGGCGGGCGGCGATCTCGACATGGT is a window encoding:
- a CDS encoding AraC family transcriptional regulator, whose translation is MSDVLRAVRLSAAVFFRVEARSPWVIGVPDGATIARSVVPRAQHVISYHVVTDGRCWGGVPGESPMALAPGDVLVLPHGDPYVMSLSSDLRGGPEQAEVLGFLGAMAAGRLPFTVTEDGGGAERLQLVCGFLGCDVRPFNPLLATLPRLLCVRRTGSAADDPLDRLVEFTIAESRDRRAGGECVRLRLGELMFIEVVRRHLAALPPEQRGWLAGLRDPMVGRALALLHERPAHPWTLEELARESGASRSVLAERFTLFVHDPPMQYLTRWRMQIAARLLAESTSKVSAVALEVGYDSEAAFSRAFKKAAGVPPATWRQRHAARPAGMF
- a CDS encoding methyltransferase domain-containing protein; amino-acid sequence: MDNPAETYERYMVPVLFAPSAERMVELARPRPGQRVLDVGCGTGIVARRAAACVGDNGHITGLDASPGMLAVARAAAGREQRSIEWREGRAEALPFSDGEFDLVLCQYALMFFTDPSAALAEMRRVLADGGRAVLSVWQGLDRHPFYQLLDRAIERRLGTSGVRDIFALGDAAGLRDRLLKAGFRRVEIEAYELLARFPDPDGFLAGEIDVDTAAIPAMQHLDASARADLTGKIRAEMAEPLRSVTIGGHVQLPFQAHLARAER
- a CDS encoding enoyl-CoA hydratase-related protein, which gives rise to MDYRDYQHLLFERRPNGVVLITINRPEVLNATNDRLHWELTQVWLTLDADDSARVAVVTGAGRAFSAGGDLDMV